The following proteins are encoded in a genomic region of Primulina huaijiensis isolate GDHJ02 chromosome 3, ASM1229523v2, whole genome shotgun sequence:
- the LOC140973482 gene encoding sialyltransferase-like protein 1 isoform X1: MKALRKSSSNRPRVLHLFCASAALFSLLAFATYSFFFSAGNHPLNSVAIKTLFDFQSTVQQCVAKRGHGLTAHIIDHCNLVLKFPEGTNSTWYNEQFKIFEPLEYKYDVCEAILLWEQYRNMTTVLTREYLDARPDGWLDYAPKRIAQLGADKCYNKTLCEEHLNVLLPATPPFHPRQFKTCAVVGNSGDLLKTEFGQEIDSHDAVIRDNEAPVNEKYAKFVGLKRDFRLVVRGAARNMVTILKGSDDEVLIIKSLTHRDFNTMIKTLPNPVYLFQGIVLRRGAKGTGMKSIELALSMCDIVDIYGFTVDPGYTEWTRYFSTPRKGHNPLQGRAYYQLLECLGIIRIHSPMTAERKKDWSDIPSRETTRRAHSAAVCLDRKNQDCQDGGSMGQFRNCKVWGDAGAYGRGPVSGSADMSGTRRNSNYSKWETMQFTELRKASQDQLIQMGNVSLYKMDGNKLDDLVCVKHSQR, from the exons ATGAAGGCTCTCAGAAAGTCGTCCAGCAATAGACCCCGTGTTCTGCATCTATTCTGCGCTTCCGCTGCCCTTTTCTCTCTCTTAGCTTTCGCCACTTACTCTTTCTTTTTCTCTGCTG GCAACCACCCACTCAACTCAGTTGCTATTAAGACTTTATTTGATTTCCAATCCACTGTCCAACAGTGCGTG GCAAAAAGAGGGCACGGTCTCACTGCCCACATAATCGATCATTGCAATTTAGTTCTCAAGTTTCCTGAAGGAACTAATAGTACCTGG TACAATGAGCAGTTTAAGATCTTTGAGCCATTGGAGTACAAGTATGATGTTTGTGAAGCGATATTATTGTGGGAACAG TATCGCAATATGACTACAGTGTTGACAAGAGAGTATTTAGATGCACGGCCCGATGGGTGGCTAGACTATGCTCCAAAAAGGATTGCACAATT AGGAGCAGATAAGTGCTACAATAAGACTCTTTGTGAAGAACATTTGAATGTGCTTTTACCAGCAACGCCACCCTTCCATCCTCGCCAGTTTAAAACTTGTGCTGTTGTAGGAAATTCAGGTGATCTCTTAAAGACAGAGTTTGGCCAAGAAATTGATAGCCATGATGCTGTTATAAGAGATAACGAAGCCCCTGTTAATGAG AAATATGCCAAGTTTGTTGGTTTGAAAAGAGATTTTCGCCTTGTGGTTAGGGGTGCTGCACGTAACATGGTAACCATTCTCAAGGGATCAG ATGATGAGGTACTTATAATTAAAAGCCTCACTCATAGAGATTTCAACACAATGATAAAG ACGCTCCCAAATCCAGTTTATCTCTTCCAAGGTATTGTTCTTCGCAGAGGTGCCAAAGGGACTGGAATGAAATCTATAGAACTGGCACTTTCCATGTGTGACATTGTTGATATATATGGTTTTACAGTTGATCCTGGATATACCGAGTG GACGCGATACTTCTCAACCCCGAGGAAAGGACACAATCCTCTTCAAGGAAGAGCATACTACCAGCTTTTAGAATGCCTTGGT ATTATTAGGATCCATTCTCCCATGACAgctgaaagaaaaaaagactGGTCAGATATCCCGAGTCGGGAAACAACAAGGAGAGCTCACTCCGCTGCTGTATGCTTGGATAGGAAAAATCAAGACTGCCAAGATGGTGGATCGATGGGGCAATTTCGTAATTGCAAAGTGTGGGGAGATGCAGGTGCTTATGGACGTGGGCCTGTGTCTGGATCGGCAGATATGAGCGGTACTAGGAGAAATTCCAACTACAGCAAGTGGGAGACGATGCAATTTACAGAATTAAGAAAAGCATCCCAGGATCAGTTGATTCAGATGGGAAATGTGTCTCTGTATAAAATGGATGGCAACAAATTGGATGATCTAGTTTGTGTTAAGCATTCCCAAAGGTGA
- the LOC140973482 gene encoding sialyltransferase-like protein 1 isoform X2, with the protein MMGKKETADTSIVTPCCSLRSEAKRGHGLTAHIIDHCNLVLKFPEGTNSTWYNEQFKIFEPLEYKYDVCEAILLWEQYRNMTTVLTREYLDARPDGWLDYAPKRIAQLGADKCYNKTLCEEHLNVLLPATPPFHPRQFKTCAVVGNSGDLLKTEFGQEIDSHDAVIRDNEAPVNEKYAKFVGLKRDFRLVVRGAARNMVTILKGSDDEVLIIKSLTHRDFNTMIKTLPNPVYLFQGIVLRRGAKGTGMKSIELALSMCDIVDIYGFTVDPGYTEWTRYFSTPRKGHNPLQGRAYYQLLECLGIIRIHSPMTAERKKDWSDIPSRETTRRAHSAAVCLDRKNQDCQDGGSMGQFRNCKVWGDAGAYGRGPVSGSADMSGTRRNSNYSKWETMQFTELRKASQDQLIQMGNVSLYKMDGNKLDDLVCVKHSQR; encoded by the exons GCAAAAAGAGGGCACGGTCTCACTGCCCACATAATCGATCATTGCAATTTAGTTCTCAAGTTTCCTGAAGGAACTAATAGTACCTGG TACAATGAGCAGTTTAAGATCTTTGAGCCATTGGAGTACAAGTATGATGTTTGTGAAGCGATATTATTGTGGGAACAG TATCGCAATATGACTACAGTGTTGACAAGAGAGTATTTAGATGCACGGCCCGATGGGTGGCTAGACTATGCTCCAAAAAGGATTGCACAATT AGGAGCAGATAAGTGCTACAATAAGACTCTTTGTGAAGAACATTTGAATGTGCTTTTACCAGCAACGCCACCCTTCCATCCTCGCCAGTTTAAAACTTGTGCTGTTGTAGGAAATTCAGGTGATCTCTTAAAGACAGAGTTTGGCCAAGAAATTGATAGCCATGATGCTGTTATAAGAGATAACGAAGCCCCTGTTAATGAG AAATATGCCAAGTTTGTTGGTTTGAAAAGAGATTTTCGCCTTGTGGTTAGGGGTGCTGCACGTAACATGGTAACCATTCTCAAGGGATCAG ATGATGAGGTACTTATAATTAAAAGCCTCACTCATAGAGATTTCAACACAATGATAAAG ACGCTCCCAAATCCAGTTTATCTCTTCCAAGGTATTGTTCTTCGCAGAGGTGCCAAAGGGACTGGAATGAAATCTATAGAACTGGCACTTTCCATGTGTGACATTGTTGATATATATGGTTTTACAGTTGATCCTGGATATACCGAGTG GACGCGATACTTCTCAACCCCGAGGAAAGGACACAATCCTCTTCAAGGAAGAGCATACTACCAGCTTTTAGAATGCCTTGGT ATTATTAGGATCCATTCTCCCATGACAgctgaaagaaaaaaagactGGTCAGATATCCCGAGTCGGGAAACAACAAGGAGAGCTCACTCCGCTGCTGTATGCTTGGATAGGAAAAATCAAGACTGCCAAGATGGTGGATCGATGGGGCAATTTCGTAATTGCAAAGTGTGGGGAGATGCAGGTGCTTATGGACGTGGGCCTGTGTCTGGATCGGCAGATATGAGCGGTACTAGGAGAAATTCCAACTACAGCAAGTGGGAGACGATGCAATTTACAGAATTAAGAAAAGCATCCCAGGATCAGTTGATTCAGATGGGAAATGTGTCTCTGTATAAAATGGATGGCAACAAATTGGATGATCTAGTTTGTGTTAAGCATTCCCAAAGGTGA